A single genomic interval of Pyruvatibacter sp. HU-CL02332 harbors:
- the nirD gene encoding nitrite reductase small subunit NirD — protein MDTDFIDIGTVEDVPVRGSRLVKTPDATIAIFKTMEGQIFAIEDKCPHLSGPLSQGIVHGNRVTCPLHNLVIDLANGQADGPGGGPNGKCVKTFPIEIMDGRILLKPFDVPSEKVA, from the coding sequence ATCGACACAGATTTCATAGACATCGGCACGGTCGAAGATGTGCCGGTGCGCGGCTCGCGGCTGGTAAAGACGCCCGACGCTACCATCGCGATCTTCAAGACCATGGAGGGGCAGATATTTGCCATCGAAGACAAGTGCCCGCACCTGTCAGGACCATTGTCTCAGGGGATCGTCCACGGCAACCGGGTTACCTGTCCCTTGCATAACCTTGTGATCGACCTTGCCAATGGTCAGGCGGATGGACCGGGCGGCGGGCCAAACGGCAAATGCGTAAAGACCTTCCCCATTGAAATCATGGATGGCCGCATCCTCCTCAAGCCGTTTGACGTGCCAAGCGAGAAGGTGGCCTGA
- a CDS encoding ABC transporter permease, whose translation MTTVDETAIDEAKEERRARRLTQINKVATYFDVVGLGFLVPLMRMAAGDNPKQQMQALWRALVVPLMGIAAFVFLWATLAPQVQTSLGAIPGPAAVMEQVGVLYDDHVSERSKADAFLERQEARNAALVAEGQEDRVKWRSYTGKPTYLDQIFTSLITVALGFFVATILAIPLGIMCGLSPLVNGALNPLIQIFKPVSPLAWLPIVTMVVSALYVNSSDLLPKSLVISALTVTLCSLWPTLINTALGVSSIDRDLINVGKVLQLPRVTTIRKVVLPSAMPLIFTGLRLSLGVGWMVLIAAEMLAQNPGLGKFVWDEFQNGSSDSLARIIVAVLTIGLIGFLLDRLMYALQAAFTYSAQR comes from the coding sequence ATGACGACAGTTGACGAAACAGCGATTGATGAAGCGAAGGAAGAGCGCCGCGCGCGCCGTCTGACGCAGATCAACAAGGTCGCAACCTATTTTGATGTGGTAGGCCTCGGTTTCCTTGTGCCGCTCATGCGCATGGCCGCAGGCGATAACCCGAAGCAACAGATGCAGGCCCTCTGGCGCGCTCTTGTCGTGCCACTCATGGGGATTGCTGCATTCGTTTTCCTGTGGGCAACCCTTGCGCCGCAGGTCCAGACATCCCTCGGCGCCATTCCGGGTCCCGCAGCCGTTATGGAGCAGGTGGGCGTTCTCTACGATGATCATGTGTCCGAGCGTTCCAAGGCGGATGCCTTTTTGGAACGTCAGGAAGCGCGTAACGCAGCGCTTGTCGCTGAAGGCCAGGAAGACCGTGTCAAATGGCGCAGCTACACCGGCAAACCAACCTATCTGGACCAGATTTTCACCAGCCTGATCACCGTGGCCCTGGGCTTTTTTGTGGCGACGATCCTCGCCATCCCGCTGGGCATCATGTGCGGACTGTCGCCGCTGGTGAACGGCGCTCTCAATCCACTCATTCAGATATTCAAACCTGTGTCGCCGCTGGCCTGGCTACCGATCGTGACCATGGTGGTGTCAGCGCTCTACGTGAATTCAAGTGATCTGCTGCCCAAATCACTGGTCATCTCGGCCTTGACCGTCACCCTGTGTTCCCTGTGGCCGACGCTCATCAACACAGCCCTTGGTGTGTCGTCCATTGATCGCGATCTCATCAATGTCGGCAAGGTGTTGCAGCTGCCGCGGGTAACAACCATCCGGAAGGTGGTTCTGCCGTCCGCAATGCCACTCATCTTTACGGGTCTGCGTCTGTCGTTGGGTGTCGGCTGGATGGTGCTGATCGCGGCTGAAATGCTGGCGCAGAATCCCGGCCTTGGAAAGTTCGTCTGGGACGAGTTCCAGAACGGATCTTCTGACTCCCTTGCACGCATCATTGTCGCCGTGCTGACCATCGGTCTCATCGGCTTCCTGCTTGATCGGCTGATGTACGCCCTGCAGGCCGCCTTCACCTATTCAGCACAGCGCTAG
- a CDS encoding CmpA/NrtA family ABC transporter substrate-binding protein — translation MKLTPASGFSSVSGTIRRATQVVAVAAAATIAATGLSQAESVFPEKDELKFGFIKLTDMAPLAVAYEKGYFEDEGLFVTLEPQANWKVLLDRVITGELDGAHMLAGQPLAATIGYGTKAHIITPFSMDLNGNGITVSNEVWDMMKPNIPKMADGRPQHPIKADYLKPVVDQFKADGKAFKMGMVFPVSTHNYELRYWLAAGGIHPGYYSESDISGQISADALLSVTPPPQMPATLEAGTIHGYCVGEPWNQQAVFKGIGVPVITDYEIWKNNPEKVFGITAEFAEKNPNTVTALTKALIRAAMWLDENDNANRMEAVEILARSEYVGADEEVIANSMTGTFEYEKGDKRDIPDFNVFFRYFATYPYYSDAVWYLSQMRRWGQITDTKPDEWYEEIAASVYRPDLYLTAARALVDEGKANEADFPWDTDGYREATDEFIDGVSFDGRTPNAYLADFPIGLKQGDVVSEDGVTGG, via the coding sequence ATGAAACTGACCCCCGCATCAGGGTTTTCATCCGTATCAGGAACAATCCGACGTGCCACCCAGGTGGTGGCCGTCGCCGCCGCAGCAACCATCGCTGCGACAGGCCTGTCTCAGGCTGAATCAGTCTTTCCCGAGAAGGACGAGCTGAAGTTCGGCTTTATCAAACTCACGGATATGGCACCTCTCGCCGTGGCCTATGAAAAAGGCTACTTCGAAGACGAAGGCCTGTTCGTGACGCTCGAACCGCAGGCCAACTGGAAAGTGCTTCTCGACCGGGTCATCACCGGTGAGCTGGACGGCGCCCACATGTTGGCGGGCCAGCCTCTTGCTGCCACCATTGGCTACGGCACCAAGGCGCACATCATTACGCCCTTCTCAATGGACCTGAACGGCAACGGCATCACGGTTTCCAACGAAGTGTGGGACATGATGAAGCCGAACATTCCAAAAATGGCTGACGGTCGTCCGCAGCACCCCATCAAGGCGGATTATCTCAAGCCAGTCGTTGACCAGTTCAAGGCAGATGGCAAAGCCTTCAAGATGGGCATGGTGTTCCCGGTCTCGACCCATAACTACGAGCTGCGCTACTGGCTTGCTGCCGGTGGCATTCACCCGGGCTACTACTCTGAAAGCGACATCTCCGGACAGATCTCAGCAGATGCGCTTTTGTCCGTAACGCCGCCGCCGCAGATGCCTGCAACCCTCGAAGCCGGCACCATTCACGGCTATTGCGTAGGTGAACCATGGAACCAGCAGGCTGTGTTCAAGGGCATCGGCGTACCGGTCATCACCGACTACGAAATCTGGAAGAACAATCCGGAAAAAGTCTTCGGTATCACGGCAGAGTTCGCCGAGAAGAACCCAAACACGGTAACGGCGCTCACCAAAGCACTGATACGTGCGGCGATGTGGCTTGACGAGAACGACAATGCCAACCGCATGGAAGCCGTCGAGATTCTCGCACGCTCTGAATATGTCGGTGCTGATGAAGAAGTCATCGCCAACTCCATGACGGGTACCTTCGAATATGAGAAGGGCGACAAGCGGGACATTCCAGACTTCAACGTCTTCTTCCGCTACTTCGCAACCTATCCCTACTACTCAGACGCCGTCTGGTATCTCAGCCAGATGCGCCGGTGGGGCCAGATCACCGACACTAAGCCTGACGAATGGTACGAGGAAATTGCCGCCAGTGTGTATCGCCCGGACCTCTACCTCACAGCAGCGCGTGCGCTGGTTGATGAAGGCAAGGCCAATGAAGCCGACTTCCCCTGGGACACAGACGGCTATCGCGAAGCCACTGACGAGTTCATCGACGGTGTCAGCTTTGATGGACGTACCCCCAACGCCTATCTCGCCGATTTTCCGATCGGTCTGAAGCAGGGTGACGTTGTTTCCGAAGATGGTGTGACGGGCGGCTAA
- the nirB gene encoding nitrite reductase large subunit NirB, which yields MPQRQKLVIVGNGMAPGRMLEELLKRSPRAYDITIFNAEPRVNYDRIMLSPVLSAEKTFEDIIIHDDDWYAANDITLHKGKRVARIDRDAKVVEAEDGTAASYDRLVLATGSSPFIIPVPGHDLPGVLAYRDLDDVDAMVEAAEHGGKAVVIGGGLLGLEAAAGLQMRGMDVTVIHLMPTLMERQLDTAAGHLLRQAVEARGIKVLTEANTQSITEKDGKVAGVQIEDGRLLPADIVVMAVGIKPSSGIAKDAGLTVGRGISVDDTLCTSDPAVSAVGECVEHRGMCYGLVAPLYEMAKTLAANLAGEEASYTGSVTSTKLKVTGINLFSAGDFADAEGREEIVLRDASNGVYRRLVLEDNRIVGAVLYGDVADGAWFFDLIKRSTDISEMRDTVIFGQGFAGGTPLDPTAAVAALPDDGEICGCNGICKGTIVEAIGELGLKDVEGVRMHTKASASCGSCTGLVEQLLTLSLGDDYDPAGVPPMCGCTDLGHGDVRRLIVAKNLKTIPDVMQELEWTSSCGCAKCRPALNYYLLATWPGEYTDDNQSRFINERVHANIQKDGTYSVVPRMWGGITSADELRAIADVTDKFNVPTVKVTGGQRIDLLGIQKEDLPAVWADLNAAGLVSGHAYGKALRTVKTCVGTDWCRFGTQDSTGFGIRIEKFMWGSWTPAKVKMAVSGCPRNCSEATCKDVGVICVDSGYEIHFAGAAGLEIKGTVVLGHASTEDEALEIIVAVTQLYREQAYYLERIHKWAARVGVDTVREQIMDDVERRKALFERFCYSQKFSQIDPWAERVQGDQAHEFMPLADLTRMQAAE from the coding sequence ATGCCCCAGCGGCAAAAGCTGGTGATTGTCGGCAACGGCATGGCACCGGGCCGAATGCTTGAGGAACTGCTCAAGCGCTCACCGCGCGCGTATGACATCACCATCTTCAACGCAGAGCCGCGCGTGAACTACGACCGCATCATGCTGTCGCCGGTCCTGTCGGCTGAAAAGACGTTTGAAGACATCATCATCCACGATGATGACTGGTACGCCGCCAACGACATTACCTTGCACAAGGGCAAGCGCGTGGCGCGCATTGACCGTGATGCGAAAGTTGTCGAGGCGGAAGATGGCACGGCGGCCTCCTATGATCGCCTCGTACTGGCAACCGGATCATCACCCTTCATCATTCCGGTACCCGGCCATGATCTGCCCGGCGTGCTGGCCTATCGCGATCTGGATGACGTGGACGCCATGGTTGAGGCCGCTGAACATGGCGGCAAGGCAGTCGTCATCGGCGGTGGGCTGCTTGGCCTCGAAGCTGCGGCAGGGCTGCAGATGCGCGGCATGGACGTCACGGTCATCCACCTCATGCCAACCCTGATGGAGCGTCAGCTCGATACGGCAGCTGGGCACCTGCTGCGCCAGGCGGTGGAAGCCCGCGGCATCAAGGTCCTGACGGAAGCCAACACCCAGTCAATCACTGAAAAAGACGGCAAGGTTGCTGGCGTTCAAATTGAAGATGGTCGGCTTCTGCCAGCGGACATCGTGGTGATGGCCGTTGGTATCAAACCCAGCAGCGGCATTGCGAAAGACGCGGGCCTGACCGTCGGTCGTGGTATCAGCGTAGATGACACTCTCTGCACCTCAGACCCAGCCGTATCGGCTGTTGGCGAATGTGTTGAGCATCGCGGCATGTGCTACGGGCTGGTGGCACCTCTTTATGAGATGGCCAAAACCCTCGCAGCCAATCTCGCCGGCGAAGAAGCGTCCTACACGGGCTCTGTAACCTCAACGAAACTCAAGGTCACCGGCATCAACCTCTTCTCCGCCGGGGATTTTGCCGATGCGGAAGGACGCGAAGAGATCGTGTTACGGGATGCCTCGAACGGCGTCTATCGACGGCTTGTTCTGGAGGACAACCGCATCGTTGGTGCTGTGCTGTACGGCGATGTGGCGGATGGCGCCTGGTTCTTTGACCTGATCAAGCGCAGCACTGACATCTCAGAAATGCGCGACACAGTGATCTTCGGTCAGGGCTTTGCAGGGGGTACCCCCCTGGACCCTACGGCGGCCGTTGCAGCCTTGCCGGATGATGGCGAGATCTGTGGCTGTAACGGCATTTGCAAAGGTACGATTGTCGAGGCAATTGGCGAACTGGGCCTGAAAGACGTCGAAGGCGTGCGCATGCACACCAAGGCATCCGCCTCTTGCGGCTCATGCACCGGACTGGTGGAGCAGCTGCTGACCCTGTCACTGGGAGATGACTATGACCCCGCCGGTGTGCCGCCCATGTGTGGCTGCACGGATCTTGGACATGGTGATGTGCGCCGCCTGATTGTTGCGAAGAACCTCAAGACCATTCCTGATGTGATGCAGGAACTGGAATGGACGTCATCATGCGGCTGCGCCAAATGCCGTCCGGCACTCAATTACTATCTGCTGGCCACATGGCCGGGTGAATATACGGACGACAACCAGTCCCGCTTCATCAACGAACGGGTGCACGCCAACATCCAAAAGGATGGCACTTACTCCGTGGTCCCCCGCATGTGGGGCGGCATCACAAGTGCTGATGAGCTGCGCGCCATTGCGGACGTGACAGACAAGTTCAATGTGCCCACGGTGAAAGTCACCGGCGGCCAGCGTATCGACCTTCTGGGCATCCAGAAGGAAGACCTGCCGGCAGTCTGGGCAGACTTGAATGCTGCCGGTCTTGTGTCCGGTCATGCCTATGGCAAGGCCTTGCGCACCGTCAAAACATGCGTCGGCACGGACTGGTGCCGCTTTGGAACGCAGGACTCAACAGGCTTTGGCATCCGCATAGAAAAATTCATGTGGGGCTCATGGACGCCAGCGAAAGTGAAGATGGCCGTATCCGGCTGTCCACGTAACTGCTCTGAAGCGACCTGCAAGGACGTTGGCGTCATCTGTGTGGACTCGGGATACGAAATTCACTTCGCAGGCGCTGCCGGGCTGGAGATCAAGGGTACCGTTGTTCTGGGACACGCCTCCACCGAAGACGAAGCTCTGGAAATCATTGTCGCGGTGACGCAGCTCTACCGTGAGCAGGCTTACTATCTTGAGCGCATCCATAAATGGGCGGCCCGTGTTGGTGTCGACACGGTGCGTGAGCAGATCATGGATGATGTCGAACGGCGCAAGGCCCTGTTCGAGCGGTTCTGCTACTCACAGAAATTTTCGCAGATCGACCCATGGGCAGAACGCGTCCAGGGCGATCAGGCGCATGAGTTCATGCCTCTGGCTGATCTCACGCGCATGCAGGCAGCGGAGTAA
- a CDS encoding ABC transporter substrate-binding protein: MSTETLHITAGFIPLLDAAMLIVAREKGFAADQAIDLELVRETSWASIRDRVVIGHFDAAHMLAPMAIAGSLALPPLPMPFVAPIALGTGRNAITVSNDLWQLLADTGLEDGADAASAVKALAKAKQAAMADRPLVFAAVHTYSAHAYLLRYWLAEGGLFEGRDVRFEFVPPPFMGDALASGAIDGCCVGEPWNTAAVANGHGRVLTTGDQIWAGGPDKVLGMREDWASKNPRSVHSLVRALQAAALWADDPQNTQELAEILSGPAYLDTSVNWLLPGLSGEMSCSKSGFARGGASLPDRSHAIWFAAQMARWGEVELSASMVDAAAATYQPDVFAEALGDEHRAGAADEKGATCQLFDAREFNPEQLDDYLAAFQKP, translated from the coding sequence ATGAGCACCGAAACTCTGCACATTACCGCAGGGTTCATTCCCTTGCTGGATGCGGCCATGCTCATTGTCGCCCGGGAAAAGGGGTTTGCCGCCGATCAGGCCATTGATCTTGAACTCGTGCGCGAAACATCCTGGGCCAGTATCCGCGACCGGGTCGTGATCGGGCATTTCGATGCGGCCCACATGCTGGCTCCCATGGCGATTGCCGGGTCACTCGCCTTGCCGCCGCTTCCCATGCCGTTTGTGGCTCCCATTGCCTTGGGCACGGGCCGAAACGCGATCACGGTGTCCAATGATCTGTGGCAGCTGCTCGCCGATACGGGCCTTGAAGACGGAGCCGATGCCGCCAGTGCTGTTAAAGCCCTGGCAAAGGCCAAGCAGGCAGCCATGGCCGACCGTCCCCTGGTATTTGCTGCAGTCCACACCTATTCCGCTCACGCCTATCTGCTGCGCTATTGGTTGGCGGAAGGGGGCCTGTTCGAAGGCCGGGACGTCCGGTTCGAGTTCGTGCCACCACCCTTCATGGGCGACGCACTGGCCAGCGGTGCCATAGATGGCTGCTGCGTCGGCGAACCCTGGAACACAGCTGCCGTTGCCAATGGCCATGGCCGGGTTCTAACCACCGGAGACCAGATCTGGGCCGGCGGGCCGGACAAGGTGCTGGGCATGCGTGAGGACTGGGCGTCCAAAAACCCCCGATCCGTCCATAGTCTTGTGCGCGCTTTGCAGGCGGCGGCACTTTGGGCAGACGATCCGCAAAATACGCAGGAACTGGCGGAAATCCTGTCAGGGCCGGCCTATCTGGATACATCGGTCAATTGGTTGCTCCCCGGCTTGTCAGGTGAAATGAGCTGCTCAAAAAGTGGCTTTGCGCGAGGCGGCGCCAGCCTGCCGGACCGCTCCCATGCCATATGGTTTGCCGCCCAGATGGCGCGGTGGGGCGAAGTCGAGCTGTCCGCCAGCATGGTTGACGCGGCTGCCGCTACCTACCAACCAGACGTTTTTGCCGAAGCACTGGGCGACGAGCACCGGGCAGGTGCTGCGGATGAAAAGGGCGCGACCTGCCAGTTGTTCGATGCCCGGGAGTTCAATCCCGAGCAGCTGGATGACTATCTCGCGGCATTCCAGAAGCCCTGA
- a CDS encoding nitrate ABC transporter ATP-binding protein (This model describes the ATP binding subunits of ATP-binding cassette (ABC) transporters for nitrate transport, or for bicarbonate transport, in bacteria and archaea.) — protein sequence MAFLELKDVSKSYGEGDQFTEVLSGIDLEVEEGEFVAIVGFSGSGKTTLISSIAGLVMPDKGTVSLKGKEIKGPGPDRGLVFQSYSLMPWLTVSENIGLAVDTVFKKDSKTARAERTQKYVDMVGLSHAADRMPSELSGGMRQRVAVARALAMDPDILLLDEPLSALDALTRAKLQDEIEDIWAEDKKTVILITNDVDEAILLADRIIPLDPGPRAKLGPSFKVELPRPRDRTAINENPDFIALRARVTNYLIEVGATAKAKGGDTERDAPNVTPITQNTPKLPDAYLKAADSPVERKYVEIFEAKKIYPTPKGPLTVLEDFTLNMDRGEFVTLIGHSGCGKSTVLSMVAGLNEISGGGIILDNKEIAGAGPDRAVVFQAPSLMPWLTARENVALGVDRVYPHASPAERRDVVEYYLERVGLADAMHKQAADLSNGMKQRVGIARAFALSPKLLLLDEPFGMLDSLTRWELQEVLMDVWKRTQVTSICVTHDVDEAILLADRIIMMTNGPRATIGKILKVDLPRPRTRAQLLEHPDYYRYRGEVLAFLEEYEHGAKPKPKPVIADPQDEDEDMSPPEPQAAIA from the coding sequence ATGGCATTTCTTGAACTCAAAGACGTTTCAAAAAGCTACGGCGAAGGTGATCAGTTCACCGAAGTCCTGTCCGGTATCGATCTTGAGGTGGAGGAGGGTGAGTTTGTCGCCATTGTCGGTTTCTCAGGCAGCGGCAAGACCACGCTCATTTCTTCAATCGCCGGGCTGGTCATGCCCGACAAGGGCACCGTGTCTCTCAAGGGCAAGGAGATTAAGGGTCCCGGTCCCGACCGGGGTCTGGTTTTCCAGTCCTATTCCCTCATGCCCTGGCTGACCGTCAGCGAAAACATCGGCCTTGCGGTCGATACGGTTTTCAAAAAAGACAGCAAGACCGCCCGCGCGGAACGCACCCAGAAATATGTGGACATGGTGGGTCTCAGCCACGCGGCTGACCGCATGCCGTCCGAATTGTCCGGTGGTATGCGTCAACGCGTGGCGGTGGCCCGCGCTCTGGCCATGGACCCGGACATTCTGCTGCTGGATGAACCCCTGTCCGCGCTGGATGCCCTGACCCGCGCCAAGCTGCAGGACGAAATTGAAGACATCTGGGCAGAAGACAAGAAGACCGTCATCCTCATCACCAATGATGTGGACGAAGCGATTTTGCTTGCAGATCGCATCATTCCCCTGGACCCCGGTCCCCGGGCCAAGCTGGGTCCATCCTTCAAGGTCGAGCTGCCGCGCCCCCGCGACCGCACGGCGATCAACGAAAACCCGGACTTCATTGCCCTGCGCGCCAGGGTCACCAACTACCTGATTGAAGTCGGCGCGACGGCCAAGGCCAAAGGCGGTGATACGGAACGCGACGCGCCCAACGTCACACCCATCACGCAGAACACACCAAAGCTGCCGGACGCCTATCTCAAGGCAGCGGATTCGCCGGTCGAACGCAAATATGTCGAGATCTTTGAAGCCAAGAAGATCTATCCAACGCCAAAAGGGCCACTCACTGTTCTTGAAGACTTCACGCTCAACATGGATCGCGGTGAATTCGTTACGCTGATCGGTCACTCGGGCTGCGGCAAGTCAACTGTCCTTTCCATGGTCGCCGGACTCAATGAGATTTCCGGCGGCGGCATCATTCTCGACAACAAGGAGATCGCGGGTGCCGGTCCTGACCGTGCAGTGGTGTTCCAGGCGCCGTCGCTCATGCCATGGCTCACAGCGCGCGAAAACGTGGCGCTGGGTGTGGACCGGGTTTATCCACACGCCTCGCCAGCCGAACGGCGCGACGTGGTCGAGTATTACCTTGAGCGTGTTGGCCTGGCCGACGCCATGCACAAGCAGGCAGCGGATTTGTCCAACGGCATGAAGCAGCGTGTCGGCATTGCGCGCGCCTTTGCCTTGTCCCCCAAGCTTCTTCTTCTTGATGAGCCCTTCGGCATGCTCGACAGCCTGACGCGCTGGGAGTTGCAGGAAGTGCTGATGGATGTATGGAAGCGCACCCAGGTGACGTCCATCTGCGTCACCCACGATGTGGACGAAGCCATTTTGCTGGCGGACCGCATCATCATGATGACCAACGGACCGCGCGCCACCATCGGCAAAATTCTCAAAGTCGATCTGCCGCGGCCCCGCACCCGTGCCCAGCTCCTCGAACACCCAGACTACTACCGCTATCGCGGTGAGGTGCTCGCGTTCCTTGAAGAATATGAGCACGGCGCAAAACCAAAGCCGAAACCCGTCATTGCCGATCCTCAAGATGAGGACGAGGACATGTCGCCCCCTGAACCCCAAGCCGCAATTGCATAA